One window of Candidatus Mycobacterium wuenschmannii genomic DNA carries:
- a CDS encoding SDR family oxidoreductase yields MNDRHSNIAGTRMLIIGASSGIGQALALAAHSRGAEVALAARRVHLLTELADRLCGSSYELDVSDPRAIESVVGDIAANLGKLDAVIFTSAVVPFALIDETDVETWLHAYAVNAVGASHVLRTVLPHLSDNPTIVVASSHDVGRPRAGVAAYHASKAALDEILRSWRAEHPDLAVIRVSVGPTKDTEILRGADRDLLAELYRSWAQEGQIPKNMSGVSDVANAMLSLIAMSRANPTVVSEIVHLAPRIIKGQ; encoded by the coding sequence ATGAACGATCGACACTCCAACATCGCCGGCACCCGGATGCTGATAATCGGGGCATCGTCGGGCATCGGACAAGCCCTGGCCCTTGCCGCCCACTCCCGAGGCGCCGAGGTGGCGCTGGCCGCGAGGCGGGTGCACCTGCTCACCGAACTCGCCGATCGGCTTTGCGGCTCGTCCTACGAACTCGATGTGTCCGATCCGCGTGCCATCGAATCCGTCGTCGGCGACATCGCCGCCAATCTCGGCAAGCTCGACGCGGTCATATTCACGAGTGCCGTCGTGCCATTCGCGCTCATCGACGAAACCGATGTGGAGACCTGGCTGCACGCTTACGCAGTGAACGCCGTCGGCGCCTCCCATGTGTTGCGTACGGTCCTGCCCCACCTGAGCGACAACCCCACCATCGTGGTCGCCTCGAGTCACGATGTCGGCCGGCCCCGGGCAGGCGTGGCCGCTTATCACGCAAGCAAAGCCGCGCTCGACGAGATCCTGAGATCCTGGCGAGCCGAGCATCCCGATCTCGCCGTGATCCGCGTCAGCGTCGGACCCACCAAAGACACCGAAATTCTGCGCGGCGCGGATCGTGACCTCCTGGCCGAGCTGTACCGGTCGTGGGCGCAAGAGGGGCAGATCCCGAAAAACATGTCCGGTGTCTCCGACGTCGCGAACGCGATGCTCTCGCTCATCGCGATGTCCCGCGCGAATCCCACGGTGGTCAGCGAGATCGTTCACCTGGCGCCTCGAATCATCAAGGGCCAGT
- a CDS encoding (2Fe-2S)-binding protein: protein MYVCLCCGITNQAVVDAVVAGATTCKQVATACRAGSDCGRCSRTIRSIIDAVQPSIVPSPKGSRP from the coding sequence ATGTACGTCTGTCTGTGCTGCGGCATCACAAATCAAGCGGTTGTCGATGCCGTCGTGGCCGGCGCGACGACCTGTAAACAGGTCGCCACTGCCTGCAGGGCGGGATCGGACTGCGGCCGCTGCAGCCGCACGATCCGGTCGATCATCGACGCGGTGCAGCCGTCAATCGTGCCCTCACCCAAAGGAAGCCGACCATGA